Part of the Wolbachia endosymbiont of Diaphorina citri genome is shown below.
CGAACCTTAACCAAATGGTTACTGGTAATACTCTTAAAACAACAGTTGATCAATTAGTTAACAATATTAATGAACAGCTTATTAGTAGCTTGAATACTAAGTTAGGAGAAGAGCAAGCTAAAGTTGTAAGTTTGCAAGAGATTATAGGCAACGAAAGTAAAGGATTACAAAAAGATCTAATAGATTTAGCAGCTAAATTAAATAATATGTTACCTGAGGAGGCACCACCCTATTATGACATGTTGTAAAGTGTAAGAAAGTAACAGCCTCATATCAGTCTGTACATACCATTTCATATGACTGAGTTAATTTTAAAATTTTATAGGAGTTAATATGAGTAACAACAGTAAACAAGAAAGTGAAAATAACTTTGAAGTAACAAGAGAAATGAGCGATTTCAAATTTAAAGAAATAGACAATATAGAAGTTGAAGTTAAGCCTACAAACTTTGAGGATATTGCAGATAAAATTGCAACAATTCATTACGTCGATCAAGTTATGGATAAGTTAATCTATGATTTAAACGAGAAGTTTGTCGTTGATTTAAATGCCTCGTTTATGGAAAATATAGTACAACTTCGAGAAGGGTTTCTTGATATGAGCCAAAAATTAACTCGGGGTTTATCTCATTTGAGTGAATTAATTCATAACAATCCACGGGATGGATTTATTGATAATAATCAAAATTATAAAACATGGACAGAAGAACTTGATCACCTAAGGGGAGAAGTTGAAGGATTAAAAGCAGCAATAATTGACCATAATGACGTAAAATGGGAAGAGCCAGCCAGCTCTGATATATTGTAGTAGTTAAGAAAGTAGCAGTTTGCTAGCAGGCTGTTGCTTTCTTTCACATACTATTTCAATACAGCTGAATTAGGGAATCTATTTTAAAACTTTCGGCATATAGTTCTCATCATGTTTTGCAAACACCGTATTTGCAAGAAAGGTATTATTATCAGACATTTTACCTTGCACAACAACACCACTTTTTTCTGAAAACATCGGTGGAAGTATTCCCTGATATTTCACCATAACGCTCTTGTTAAAATCTGTCATTTGAAAAACTACTTCACTTTCGCTCCGTATCACGCTCTTTTCAACAACCATTCCACCAACACGGATTGGCTTTTGATTATTTGGCAAGACTATGGCTTCACTTACTGTATAGAAAAATGAGATATTTTCTTTGAGCGTTGTTAAAATAAAAAAAACTGCACAACTTAAAAAGCAGAAAATTCCTGAAGTTATAAGTAATCGCTTATGTTTCTTCTTCATTATTATCTTTCAGGCTTTCTAGAATTTTTTTACTTTTAATATAGCAAGAAATGGTAAGAATCAGTTCTCCGGTAATCAACGTAAAACTAATAAGGTAAGCAAAAATTACATATGTATTCATAATGCATTATCAATAAATAACTCACCTGCATCAAAATAAATTAAGCTTCCATCCTTTTGCTGCAACACCAATTTACCACTGTTATCTATATCAGCAAAAATTCCTTCATACAATTTGTCAGCTAGCTTTACACTGATTTGCTCGTTCATTTTGAATGCTTTTTTTAACCACATTTCTCTTATAGCATAAAACCCATCAAATAGCCATTGCTTTCTTAGCTTATTAAAATTTATTATTAATTCCTTTAACAGATCCATGTTAGACACAGATTCACCGTAATTGCTAATGCA
Proteins encoded:
- the ccmE gene encoding cytochrome c maturation protein CcmE yields the protein MKKKHKRLLITSGIFCFLSCAVFFILTTLKENISFFYTVSEAIVLPNNQKPIRVGGMVVEKSVIRSESEVVFQMTDFNKSVMVKYQGILPPMFSEKSGVVVQGKMSDNNTFLANTVFAKHDENYMPKVLK